Proteins encoded within one genomic window of Desulfonatronovibrio magnus:
- the rfbF gene encoding glucose-1-phosphate cytidylyltransferase codes for MQTVILCGGLGTRLREETEFKPKPMVHIGNKPILWHIMKIYAHYGFNEFVLTLGYKGDDIKDYFLHYEAMNNDITLELGKPDCISMHNCHDEAGWRVTLSNTGEQTLKGGRLKRVEKYIQGDTFMLTYGDGVADVDVKRLIEFHLSHGKIATVTGVNPIARFGELKIEGAQVKSFQEKPQVADGGLISGGFFVFNREIFDYLTPDEACDLEHGVLETIAAQDQLMVYVHRGFWYCMDTLRDMEKLDAMWKKNQAPWKVW; via the coding sequence ATGCAAACAGTAATACTCTGCGGTGGTCTTGGAACCAGGCTTCGGGAAGAGACCGAATTCAAGCCAAAGCCCATGGTCCACATCGGCAACAAGCCCATCTTATGGCACATCATGAAGATTTACGCCCATTACGGTTTCAACGAATTTGTCCTGACCCTGGGCTACAAGGGTGATGACATCAAGGATTATTTCCTGCACTACGAGGCCATGAACAACGACATCACCCTGGAACTTGGCAAGCCTGACTGCATTTCCATGCACAACTGCCATGACGAGGCAGGCTGGCGCGTCACCCTGTCCAATACAGGAGAACAGACCCTCAAGGGAGGCCGCCTTAAACGCGTGGAAAAGTATATCCAGGGCGATACCTTCATGCTCACTTACGGAGACGGTGTGGCGGATGTGGATGTAAAAAGACTCATTGAATTCCACCTCTCCCACGGGAAGATAGCCACTGTAACCGGAGTCAATCCCATTGCTAGGTTCGGAGAACTCAAAATCGAAGGAGCTCAGGTCAAATCATTTCAAGAAAAGCCCCAGGTGGCGGACGGCGGCTTGATCAGCGGTGGTTTTTTTGTGTTCAACCGCGAAATTTTCGACTACCTGACTCCGGATGAGGCTTGCGACCTGGAGCATGGCGTCCTTGAGACCATTGCCGCTCAGGATCAACTCATGGTATATGTTCACAGGGGGTTCTGGTACTGCATGGATACCCTGCGGGATATGGAAAAACTGGATGCCATGTGGAAAAAGAACCAGGCCCCGTGGAAGGTTTGGTAA
- the rfbG gene encoding CDP-glucose 4,6-dehydratase, which produces MSQLFNDIFRSRKVLITGHTGFKGSWLAFWLIQLGADVTGFALEPDTDPSHFKLLNLPMRSIIGDIRDPQALAGAVQKSQPEIVFHLAAQPLVRRSYREPVETFASNVMGTIHLFEASRKIESVRAIVNITSDKCYENQEWIWGYRENDPMGGHDPYSASKGCAELVTSSWRNSFFHPDQYEKSHQVLLASARAGNVIGGGDWGEDRLIPDIMRATVANKPVIIRNPQATRPWQHVLEPLSGYLLLGQKLLDGRKELAQAWNFGPSDADTITVGEVVRRIKKHWNAFDYVLRPNPDEPHEANLLRLDCSKARVELGWETVWDSETTFIKTIEWYKFFYENNELRTAKALDEYEEILMTVQNACK; this is translated from the coding sequence ATGTCTCAACTCTTTAACGACATTTTTAGGTCCAGGAAAGTCCTCATCACCGGCCACACAGGTTTCAAAGGCTCCTGGCTGGCCTTCTGGCTTATCCAACTGGGCGCTGATGTAACTGGATTCGCTCTGGAGCCGGATACAGATCCCAGCCATTTCAAACTGCTTAACCTGCCCATGCGCTCCATTATCGGTGATATCCGCGACCCCCAGGCACTGGCTGGAGCAGTTCAGAAAAGTCAGCCGGAAATAGTCTTTCACCTAGCTGCCCAGCCCCTGGTCAGGCGTTCTTACCGTGAACCAGTGGAAACCTTTGCCTCCAACGTCATGGGCACCATCCACCTGTTTGAAGCCAGCCGCAAGATTGAGTCAGTCAGGGCCATAGTCAATATCACCTCGGACAAGTGCTATGAAAATCAGGAATGGATCTGGGGTTACCGTGAAAACGACCCCATGGGTGGACATGACCCGTATAGTGCTTCCAAGGGCTGTGCCGAACTGGTCACATCCAGCTGGCGTAATTCTTTTTTTCATCCTGACCAGTATGAGAAATCTCATCAGGTTTTGCTGGCCAGCGCCCGGGCCGGGAATGTCATCGGCGGGGGGGATTGGGGCGAGGATCGTCTGATTCCTGATATCATGCGCGCTACAGTCGCGAATAAGCCGGTGATCATCCGTAATCCACAGGCCACACGCCCTTGGCAACACGTCCTGGAGCCACTGAGCGGCTATTTGCTCCTAGGCCAAAAGTTGCTAGATGGCCGGAAGGAATTGGCCCAGGCCTGGAATTTCGGGCCTAGTGACGCTGACACCATTACTGTCGGTGAAGTGGTGCGGCGCATTAAGAAGCACTGGAATGCATTTGATTATGTGTTACGGCCTAACCCGGACGAGCCCCATGAAGCCAACCTTTTGCGACTGGACTGTTCGAAAGCGCGGGTTGAACTGGGCTGGGAAACGGTCTGGGACAGTGAAACGACGTTTATCAAGACCATAGAATGGTACAAGTT